In one window of Posidoniimonas corsicana DNA:
- a CDS encoding protein kinase domain-containing protein, producing the protein MSTDAHPDAPRLPGYELLEHLGSGGYGQVWSARAPGGLTKAVKLIHGRHDESRAAHELKALERTREVRHPFVLSLERVEFIDNRLVVISELAEGSLRDRFRECVQQGLPGIPRDELLGYLRDAADALDYLTIKHGLQHLDVKPENLLLLAGHAKVADFGLVKSINDQTQSVVGGMTPAYAPPEVFKGAPCRSSDQYSLAVVYQQMLTGVAPFDGVNAAELTLQHLHDEPNLASLPADDRFAVSRALAKTPDHRFESCVEFVQALAGAGSFGTTSVEPRRAPGAVEPTAAAPSHATEVCGQEDPVRHSSDLSLSLPSLSGDGPHPIPAPEFERSGFAATPTLFLGIGGTAAGVLRELRQQHSEQHELTGPIPAMPMLLLDTDPRTLSSAARNADGGAGLQRDETLCLSLRRPQEYREKSDKILGWLGRRWLYNIPKSLQTEGIRPLGRLALVDNARRTLQRIRGALSDCLSAESIDSSEQATGTPFRRDAVRVYVVASACGGSGGGMAIDVAYAVRALLDRMELADAQVIGVTTFSTGRDGERAGLARVNAFSWLTEHEHFSSGAHAYPGDDGAGLPAHNVGVAPFDHSYLVHLGDRLDESGFAAGCKRVADYLAVDSGSAAQHCLDAVRGDGGQDSRRRQLRTFSAQRHEASPADTRRDAEQLLTSLLFSNWIGESRPAESDQDATSTNRVVMGAGELVGRLKLDAAQLATSCRALVEQHVSSAALPAPTETDLLARLEQINDHFAPSPDLNRPLLGPTAPNRIGDTPVVDLVRELSSGLQSEISSWVYERLETPGDRLSGARQAADWLHSHCESLTGSFERFAAATQQKIVSVAQQAASKDADGPAIETRFAHLKADLAALEAAALVSAGLKTELREVLERLNEVRAATGSIAKSMADNASSDTPAAYAALDAAGVSPVRLTTALDGRLQEEWSAADQRFGQLSLTEDGRREIASAIRRLAHQCVREALLTRSSGGPVDVNATAETPLLAEFASGRLQLLLAPQGAEAAHDEASEVVRIDSPGADAYTVCECVGLSAAHTAVSLVAGRRDYAEYAARVNTRRDIAWADLLAPPGPPEPAPEFPTTAAEHDMHTVPVEVACDTATEVSASNPFVPAATP; encoded by the coding sequence GTGAGCACCGACGCACACCCCGACGCCCCCCGGCTGCCCGGCTACGAGCTGCTCGAGCACCTCGGCAGCGGCGGCTACGGCCAGGTCTGGAGCGCCCGCGCGCCGGGCGGCCTAACCAAGGCGGTGAAGCTGATCCACGGGCGGCACGACGAGTCGCGCGCCGCTCACGAGCTCAAGGCGCTCGAGCGGACCCGCGAGGTGCGGCACCCGTTCGTGCTGTCGCTCGAGCGGGTCGAGTTCATCGACAACCGGCTGGTGGTGATCAGCGAGCTGGCCGAGGGGAGCCTGCGGGACCGGTTCCGCGAGTGCGTCCAGCAGGGTCTGCCCGGCATCCCCCGCGACGAGCTGCTCGGCTACCTACGCGACGCGGCGGACGCGCTCGACTACCTGACGATCAAGCACGGACTGCAGCACCTGGACGTCAAGCCGGAGAACCTCCTGCTGCTGGCCGGGCACGCCAAGGTGGCCGACTTCGGGCTGGTCAAGTCGATCAACGATCAAACGCAGTCGGTGGTAGGTGGCATGACGCCGGCGTACGCGCCGCCAGAGGTGTTCAAGGGCGCGCCGTGCCGCTCGAGCGACCAGTACAGCCTGGCGGTGGTGTACCAGCAGATGCTGACCGGCGTCGCGCCGTTTGACGGCGTGAACGCCGCCGAGCTCACACTGCAGCACCTGCACGACGAGCCCAACCTCGCGTCGCTGCCGGCAGACGACCGGTTCGCCGTGTCGCGCGCCCTCGCCAAGACGCCCGACCACCGCTTCGAGTCGTGCGTCGAGTTCGTCCAGGCATTGGCCGGCGCGGGCTCGTTTGGGACGACCAGCGTTGAACCGCGTCGGGCGCCCGGTGCGGTGGAGCCAACCGCGGCGGCGCCGTCACACGCCACGGAGGTCTGCGGGCAAGAAGACCCCGTCCGCCACTCCTCCGACCTAAGCCTGAGCCTGCCGAGCCTGAGCGGCGACGGCCCACACCCCATCCCGGCCCCCGAGTTCGAACGGAGCGGCTTTGCCGCCACACCAACTCTCTTCTTGGGAATCGGAGGGACGGCGGCGGGCGTGCTCCGCGAGCTGAGGCAGCAGCACAGCGAGCAGCATGAGCTAACCGGGCCTATCCCCGCCATGCCGATGCTGCTGTTGGACACCGACCCCCGCACGCTGTCGTCGGCGGCACGCAACGCAGATGGCGGCGCCGGGCTGCAACGCGATGAGACCCTCTGCCTGTCGCTCCGACGCCCGCAAGAGTACCGGGAGAAGTCGGACAAGATCCTGGGTTGGCTCGGCAGGCGTTGGCTGTACAACATCCCCAAGTCGCTGCAGACGGAGGGCATCCGCCCACTGGGCCGGCTGGCGTTGGTCGACAACGCGCGTCGCACGCTGCAGCGGATCCGCGGTGCGCTGTCTGACTGCCTGTCAGCCGAGAGCATCGACTCGTCCGAGCAGGCCACCGGCACGCCCTTCCGCCGCGACGCGGTGCGGGTGTATGTGGTGGCTTCTGCGTGCGGCGGATCGGGCGGCGGCATGGCGATTGACGTCGCCTACGCGGTGCGGGCGTTGCTCGACCGTATGGAGCTTGCCGACGCGCAAGTGATCGGCGTCACGACGTTCTCTACCGGACGGGACGGCGAGCGGGCCGGGCTGGCGCGGGTCAACGCGTTTTCTTGGCTCACCGAGCACGAGCACTTCAGCAGCGGCGCGCACGCCTACCCGGGCGACGACGGCGCCGGGCTGCCCGCGCACAACGTGGGCGTGGCGCCGTTCGACCACTCGTACCTTGTTCACCTGGGCGACCGGCTCGACGAGTCCGGTTTCGCCGCCGGCTGCAAACGGGTTGCCGACTACCTGGCGGTCGATTCGGGGTCGGCCGCGCAGCACTGCCTGGACGCTGTCCGCGGGGATGGAGGTCAGGACAGCCGACGGCGGCAATTGCGGACTTTCTCCGCCCAGCGGCACGAAGCCTCGCCCGCCGACACCCGCCGCGACGCCGAGCAGCTGCTCACCAGCCTGCTGTTCTCCAACTGGATTGGGGAAAGCCGGCCCGCAGAATCTGATCAGGACGCGACCAGCACCAACCGGGTGGTCATGGGCGCCGGCGAGTTGGTGGGTCGCCTCAAACTCGACGCGGCGCAGCTCGCCACAAGCTGCCGAGCGTTGGTCGAGCAGCACGTTAGCTCGGCGGCTCTCCCCGCGCCGACCGAGACCGACCTGCTGGCCCGGCTCGAACAAATCAACGACCACTTCGCCCCCTCTCCCGACCTCAATCGCCCGCTGCTGGGCCCGACGGCGCCCAACCGCATCGGAGATACCCCGGTGGTCGACCTGGTGCGCGAACTCTCGTCGGGTCTGCAGTCGGAGATCTCGAGCTGGGTCTACGAGCGGCTGGAAACCCCCGGCGATCGGCTCAGCGGCGCGCGGCAGGCGGCCGACTGGCTCCACTCCCATTGCGAGTCGCTGACCGGCAGCTTTGAACGGTTCGCGGCCGCGACCCAGCAGAAGATCGTCAGCGTCGCCCAACAGGCCGCGTCGAAAGACGCCGATGGCCCGGCCATAGAGACCCGCTTCGCGCACCTCAAGGCGGACCTGGCCGCGCTCGAGGCGGCGGCCCTCGTCTCGGCAGGACTGAAGACCGAACTGCGGGAGGTGCTCGAGCGACTCAACGAGGTGCGGGCCGCCACGGGCAGCATCGCCAAGTCGATGGCCGACAATGCTTCCTCGGACACGCCGGCGGCGTACGCCGCGCTGGACGCCGCCGGGGTCTCGCCGGTTCGACTGACAACGGCCCTGGACGGGCGACTGCAGGAAGAGTGGTCGGCCGCCGACCAACGCTTTGGACAGCTCTCGCTCACCGAGGACGGGCGGCGTGAGATCGCGTCCGCAATCCGCCGGCTGGCGCACCAGTGCGTGCGCGAGGCGCTGCTGACCCGTTCCTCCGGGGGCCCCGTGGATGTCAACGCGACGGCCGAGACGCCGTTGCTCGCGGAATTCGCCAGCGGCCGACTCCAACTGCTGCTGGCCCCGCAGGGCGCCGAAGCGGCCCACGATGAAGCGTCCGAAGTCGTCCGCATCGACTCCCCCGGAGCCGACGCGTACACCGTCTGCGAGTGCGTCGGCCTGTCCGCCGCCCACACCGCGGTTTCGCTCGTAGCGGGCCGGCGCGACTACGCCGAGTACGCCGCCCGCGTGAACACCCGCCGCGACATCGCGTGGGCCGACCTGCTAGCCCCGCCGGGCCCGCCCGAACCGGCCCCCGAGTTCCCGACCACCGCTGCCGAGCACGACATGCACACGGTGCCCGTTGAGGTGGCGTGCGACACGGCCACCGAAGTCTCAGCGTCTAACCCCTTTGTCCCCGCAGCCACCCCGTGA
- a CDS encoding EAL domain-containing protein — protein sequence MTETPQQTECPSWKLSGQFENDGPVRHVLVDRSPFVVGRRHDVAMTVTDSSVSGCHAELIVRDDNLFVHDLGSTNGTFVNGVRVHDSTQLNPGDLVQFAQVVLRVGVDRPATQCQTLHNDSSDCALALIQFDKLMAERAVTPHYQPIVTMQGEVFAYEVLARSQLFGLSDPKTMFSAAAVLNLEAELSRILRDEGVSGGLPLPGAHLLFVNTHPSELEDVGVLELSLREAREIAPHRPMVLEIHEATATNAEVMRQVRDVLGELCIGLAYDDFGAGQARLVEMADVPPDYLKFDISLVRGIGDAPPERQNMVARLVQMTLELGVIPLAEGVETQADHDACAQLGFACAQGFLYGRPAPVHKIARPAAVD from the coding sequence GTGACAGAAACCCCGCAACAAACCGAGTGCCCCAGCTGGAAGCTGAGCGGCCAGTTCGAGAACGACGGCCCGGTGCGGCACGTCCTCGTTGACCGCTCGCCGTTCGTCGTCGGGCGGCGGCACGACGTGGCCATGACCGTGACCGACTCGTCGGTCTCCGGCTGCCACGCCGAGCTGATCGTCCGCGACGACAACCTCTTCGTGCACGACCTGGGGAGCACCAACGGCACCTTCGTCAACGGCGTCCGAGTCCACGACTCCACTCAGCTCAACCCCGGCGACCTGGTGCAGTTCGCGCAGGTGGTGCTGCGGGTGGGGGTCGACCGGCCGGCCACCCAGTGCCAGACGCTGCACAACGACTCGTCGGACTGCGCGCTCGCGCTGATCCAGTTCGACAAGCTGATGGCGGAGCGGGCCGTGACGCCGCACTACCAGCCGATCGTCACGATGCAGGGCGAAGTGTTTGCGTACGAGGTGCTGGCCCGCAGCCAGCTGTTTGGCCTGTCGGACCCCAAGACCATGTTCTCGGCCGCGGCGGTGCTCAACCTCGAGGCCGAGCTGAGCCGCATCCTGCGAGACGAGGGCGTCAGCGGCGGGCTCCCCCTGCCGGGCGCGCACCTGCTGTTTGTCAACACCCATCCAAGCGAACTGGAAGACGTCGGGGTGCTGGAGCTGTCGCTCCGCGAGGCGCGGGAGATCGCCCCGCACCGGCCGATGGTCCTCGAGATCCACGAGGCGACCGCCACCAACGCCGAGGTCATGCGCCAGGTGCGCGACGTGCTGGGCGAGCTCTGCATCGGCCTGGCCTACGACGACTTCGGCGCCGGGCAGGCGCGGCTGGTCGAGATGGCGGACGTCCCGCCCGACTACCTGAAGTTCGACATCTCGCTCGTCCGCGGCATCGGAGACGCGCCCCCGGAGAGGCAGAACATGGTCGCGCGGCTGGTCCAGATGACGCTCGAGCTGGGGGTGATCCCCTTGGCCGAGGGCGTGGAGACCCAGGCCGACCACGACGCCTGCGCCCAGCTGGGCTTCGCGTGCGCGCAGGGCTTCCTGTACGGCCGGCCGGCCCCCGTCCACAAGATCGCCCGCCCCGCGGCGGTCGACTAG
- a CDS encoding STAS domain-containing protein, whose amino-acid sequence MAIASQTRDGILIIQVKDPRLVDEVVLEQLEKDVLGLIDQSEEERVIIDFQPVQFMSSSMLGKLVKIHKKCKEYKTKLKLSSMSPEIREVFKITKLDKLFDFEKDMESARKAFLKRGLFG is encoded by the coding sequence ATGGCAATCGCTTCCCAGACCCGCGACGGCATCCTGATCATCCAGGTCAAAGACCCGCGGCTCGTCGACGAGGTGGTGCTCGAGCAGTTGGAGAAGGACGTCCTGGGGCTGATCGATCAGTCCGAGGAGGAGCGGGTGATCATCGACTTCCAGCCCGTGCAGTTCATGTCGTCGTCGATGCTCGGCAAGCTGGTCAAGATCCATAAGAAGTGTAAGGAATACAAGACCAAGCTGAAGCTGAGCTCGATGTCCCCGGAGATCCGCGAGGTCTTCAAGATCACGAAGCTCGACAAGCTGTTCGACTTCGAGAAGGACATGGAGTCCGCCCGCAAGGCGTTCCTCAAGCGGGGGCTGTTCGGCTAG
- a CDS encoding sulfite reductase subunit alpha, translating to MPIPSIPESAPFSPEQRAWLNGFLAAWAGVAEQSGGRLPSDLSGLKEAPANGASASNGAPPKKSAAKPAPAPAEPAPAAVETLDDGDYAWHDPNLDIEERMKLAEGQGVTKNLMAAMAQLDCGACGYMCDTYAMAIASGQEKSTALCTPGGKETAKMLKKVIKDSGGIKPAAAAPADNKPQQVQVADGPIPYSRAKPYRARVNTLYNLNGEGSAKHTCHVELDLAGSDISFRVGDSLGVFPTNCPDLVDEILFALKAHGTEHVTACDGVEAPLREALTVKSNLKHVGEDLVRLIAASTSDFDEKQRLRDLVDGDGDELDDMDVLDVLRLAPSARISKGAFSLTLGSLAPRLYSIASSLRAHPDSVHLTIAKVTTMLAGRERKGVASTMFTDRIDVGDTVRVFVQPSADFTLPSNSNAPMIMVGPGTGIAPFRAFLQERKALKARGKNWLFFGDQHEATDFLYREELTEMQEQGLLTKLSTAFSRDQEEKIYVQNRMKEEGAELYNWLEEGAWFFVCGDAKRMAGDVDRALHEIVAEHGGMSPEDAKKYVTNLRKTHRYVRDVY from the coding sequence ATGCCGATCCCCTCGATCCCCGAATCCGCCCCCTTTAGCCCCGAGCAGCGGGCCTGGCTGAACGGCTTCCTGGCCGCCTGGGCCGGCGTCGCCGAGCAATCGGGCGGCCGCCTGCCGTCGGACCTCTCGGGCCTCAAGGAGGCCCCCGCCAACGGCGCCAGCGCGTCCAACGGCGCGCCGCCGAAGAAGTCGGCCGCCAAGCCGGCGCCCGCCCCGGCCGAGCCGGCGCCCGCCGCCGTCGAGACCCTGGACGACGGCGACTACGCCTGGCACGACCCGAACCTCGACATCGAGGAGCGGATGAAGCTGGCCGAAGGGCAGGGCGTGACCAAGAACCTGATGGCCGCCATGGCGCAGCTCGATTGCGGCGCCTGCGGCTACATGTGCGACACCTACGCGATGGCGATCGCTAGCGGCCAGGAGAAGAGCACCGCGCTCTGCACGCCCGGCGGCAAAGAAACCGCCAAGATGCTCAAGAAGGTGATCAAGGACTCCGGCGGCATCAAGCCCGCCGCGGCCGCCCCCGCCGACAACAAGCCGCAGCAGGTGCAGGTCGCCGACGGGCCGATCCCCTACAGCCGGGCCAAGCCGTACCGCGCCCGCGTCAACACCCTGTACAATCTCAACGGTGAGGGCTCGGCCAAGCACACCTGCCACGTCGAGCTCGACCTGGCCGGCAGCGACATCTCGTTCCGCGTGGGCGACTCGCTCGGAGTGTTCCCGACCAACTGCCCCGACCTCGTGGACGAGATCCTGTTCGCCCTCAAGGCCCACGGCACCGAGCACGTAACCGCGTGCGACGGCGTCGAGGCGCCGCTCCGCGAGGCGCTCACCGTCAAGAGCAACCTGAAGCACGTCGGCGAGGACCTGGTCCGGTTGATCGCGGCCAGCACCTCCGACTTCGACGAGAAGCAGCGGCTGCGGGACCTGGTCGACGGCGACGGCGACGAGCTCGACGACATGGACGTGCTCGACGTGCTCCGCCTGGCCCCCTCGGCGCGGATCTCCAAGGGCGCGTTCTCCCTCACGCTCGGCTCGCTGGCGCCGCGGCTCTACTCGATCGCCAGCTCGCTGCGGGCCCACCCGGACAGCGTCCACCTGACGATCGCGAAGGTCACCACGATGCTGGCCGGCCGCGAGCGGAAGGGCGTGGCCTCCACCATGTTCACCGACCGCATCGACGTGGGCGACACCGTCCGCGTGTTCGTGCAGCCGTCGGCCGACTTCACGCTGCCCAGCAACTCCAACGCCCCGATGATCATGGTCGGGCCCGGCACCGGCATCGCGCCGTTCCGGGCGTTCCTGCAGGAACGCAAGGCGCTGAAGGCCCGCGGCAAGAACTGGCTGTTCTTCGGCGACCAGCACGAGGCGACCGACTTCCTGTACCGCGAAGAGCTGACCGAGATGCAGGAGCAGGGCCTGCTGACCAAGCTCAGCACCGCCTTCAGCCGCGACCAGGAAGAGAAGATCTACGTCCAGAACCGGATGAAGGAAGAGGGCGCCGAGCTCTACAACTGGCTCGAAGAAGGCGCCTGGTTCTTCGTCTGCGGCGACGCCAAGCGCATGGCCGGCGACGTTGACCGGGCGCTGCACGAGATTGTCGCCGAGCACGGCGGCATGAGCCCCGAGGACGCCAAGAAGTACGTCACGAACCTCCGCAAGACGCACCGCTACGTCCGCGACGTGTACTAG
- the pyk gene encoding pyruvate kinase: protein MPLTEDLRHLARTKIVATVGPSSQDHETLSSMVQAGADVFRLNMAHGGPDVQQQNVDTIRRVSEELDTPIGILVDLAGPKFRLGEIDNDRIFCETDAEFWFVEGSSGAPNEFTCSYAPLVRELSVGDQVMLADGTVSMVVIGKEKGRAQMRVVQRGVIRSRQGINLPGVKLSAPAISVVDHQHAIWAAEAGVDFVSLSFVRAPDEVRALRDILRSNNSEAYVISKIEKREAIDRIEEVVAASDAVMVARGDLGVEIDVAEMPVQQKRIINTCHRYQKPVIIATQMLDSMHESLRPKRAEVTDVANAVLDGADACMLSGETAIGQYPVETVAMMNRICLATEASIADQPPRQNDGSVSPVLHDITRAVVRGAGAMAHSLRAKLVVVASYSGKTALALSQQRHSTPTIGVSQNETTLRRMCLYWGVTPLREAPAEDMQELIRHADTWACRVGFAAKGDRIVILGGSHLAAGPGGNPKGVHDVVVVHEVEGGS, encoded by the coding sequence ATGCCGCTCACCGAAGACCTCCGCCACCTCGCCCGCACCAAGATCGTCGCGACGGTCGGCCCCAGCTCGCAGGACCACGAGACGCTGTCCTCGATGGTCCAGGCGGGCGCCGACGTGTTCCGGCTGAACATGGCGCACGGCGGGCCGGACGTTCAGCAGCAGAACGTGGACACGATCCGCCGGGTGAGCGAGGAGCTCGACACGCCGATCGGCATCCTGGTCGACCTGGCGGGGCCCAAGTTCCGGCTGGGCGAGATTGACAACGACCGCATCTTCTGCGAGACCGACGCCGAGTTCTGGTTTGTCGAGGGCTCGTCCGGGGCTCCCAATGAGTTCACCTGCTCGTACGCGCCGCTGGTGCGTGAGCTCTCGGTTGGCGACCAGGTGATGCTGGCCGACGGCACCGTCAGCATGGTGGTGATCGGCAAGGAGAAGGGGCGGGCCCAGATGCGGGTCGTGCAGCGGGGCGTGATCCGCAGCCGGCAGGGCATCAACCTGCCCGGCGTCAAGCTTAGCGCCCCGGCCATCAGCGTGGTGGACCACCAGCACGCCATCTGGGCCGCCGAGGCGGGCGTCGACTTCGTCAGCCTCAGCTTCGTGAGGGCGCCGGACGAGGTCCGCGCGCTCCGCGACATCCTCCGCTCGAACAACTCCGAGGCCTACGTCATCTCGAAGATCGAGAAACGCGAGGCGATCGACCGCATCGAGGAGGTCGTGGCCGCCAGCGACGCGGTGATGGTGGCCCGCGGCGACCTGGGCGTCGAGATCGACGTCGCGGAGATGCCGGTCCAGCAGAAGCGGATCATCAACACGTGCCACCGCTACCAGAAGCCGGTGATCATCGCCACGCAGATGCTCGACAGCATGCACGAGTCGCTCCGCCCCAAGCGGGCCGAGGTGACCGACGTCGCGAACGCGGTGCTGGACGGCGCCGACGCCTGCATGCTATCCGGCGAGACCGCCATCGGGCAGTACCCGGTGGAAACGGTCGCCATGATGAACCGCATCTGCCTGGCCACCGAGGCGAGCATCGCCGACCAGCCCCCGCGGCAGAACGACGGATCGGTTTCGCCCGTGCTCCACGACATCACCCGCGCGGTGGTGCGGGGGGCGGGCGCGATGGCCCACTCGCTGCGGGCCAAGCTGGTGGTCGTGGCGAGCTACTCGGGCAAGACGGCGCTGGCGTTGTCGCAGCAGCGGCACTCCACGCCGACCATCGGCGTGAGCCAGAACGAAACCACCCTGCGGCGGATGTGCCTGTACTGGGGGGTGACGCCGCTCCGCGAGGCGCCGGCGGAGGATATGCAGGAACTGATCCGGCACGCGGACACCTGGGCCTGCCGGGTGGGCTTTGCCGCTAAGGGGGACCGCATCGTGATCCTGGGCGGCAGCCACCTCGCGGCCGGGCCCGGCGGCAACCCTAAGGGCGTGCACGACGTGGTCGTGGTGCACGAGGTGGAGGGCGGCAGCTAA
- a CDS encoding SDR family NAD(P)-dependent oxidoreductase: MSYWTDKTALVTGGSAGLGLALARTLVSEGARVAICGRGLDRLEKAADGLRGLGGEVLTIAADVAQPGETRRAVDAAAEHFGGLDIACCCAGESMRGDVVTTPRARFEELMAVNFLAAVDMTHAAGPLLEAAEGHLVLIGSLASKFAPRYLGAYPASKHAVAALAQQVRLERGPEGLHVLLVCPGPIARTDGGQRYQQQTEGLPEEANRPGGGANVRAIAPDALSRKILSACEGRMPELVIPGKARILAALTQLSPKWGDKILRKQTGG; the protein is encoded by the coding sequence GTGAGCTACTGGACAGACAAGACGGCCCTCGTGACAGGTGGGTCAGCCGGCCTCGGCCTCGCGCTGGCCCGTACGCTGGTCAGCGAGGGCGCGCGGGTGGCCATCTGCGGCCGCGGACTCGACCGGCTGGAGAAAGCGGCCGACGGGCTGCGCGGCCTCGGCGGCGAAGTGCTCACCATCGCCGCCGACGTGGCCCAACCGGGGGAAACCCGCCGCGCGGTCGACGCGGCGGCCGAACACTTCGGCGGGCTCGACATCGCGTGCTGCTGCGCTGGCGAGTCGATGCGGGGCGACGTCGTCACCACGCCGCGGGCCCGGTTTGAGGAGTTAATGGCCGTCAACTTCCTGGCCGCCGTCGACATGACGCACGCGGCCGGGCCGCTGCTGGAGGCGGCCGAGGGCCACCTGGTCTTGATCGGGTCGCTCGCCAGCAAGTTTGCGCCGCGGTACCTCGGCGCGTACCCCGCCAGCAAGCACGCGGTCGCCGCGTTGGCGCAGCAGGTGCGGCTCGAGCGCGGCCCCGAGGGCCTGCACGTGCTGCTGGTCTGCCCCGGCCCCATCGCCCGCACCGACGGCGGCCAACGCTACCAGCAACAGACCGAGGGCCTGCCCGAAGAAGCCAACCGCCCGGGCGGCGGCGCCAACGTCCGCGCCATCGCGCCCGACGCGCTCTCGCGGAAGATCCTCTCCGCCTGCGAGGGCCGCATGCCGGAGCTCGTGATCCCCGGCAAGGCGCGGATCCTCGCGGCGCTCACGCAGCTCAGCCCGAAGTGGGGCGACAAGATCCTCCGCAAGCAAACCGGCGGCTAA
- a CDS encoding MazG nucleotide pyrophosphohydrolase domain-containing protein, whose translation MANPLPISDFQQLIRDMYLEKDRERGVDATFMWLMEEVGELAAALREGTPEEQRGEFADVLAWLTTIANVVDVDLTQAVREKYGEGCPGCGALVCCCEGEKP comes from the coding sequence ATGGCGAACCCGCTCCCGATCTCCGACTTTCAGCAGCTGATCCGCGACATGTACCTCGAGAAGGACCGCGAACGGGGCGTAGACGCCACCTTCATGTGGCTGATGGAGGAGGTGGGCGAGCTGGCCGCCGCGCTCCGCGAGGGCACGCCGGAGGAGCAGCGGGGCGAGTTCGCCGACGTGCTCGCCTGGCTCACCACGATCGCGAACGTGGTGGACGTCGACCTCACGCAGGCGGTCCGCGAGAAGTACGGCGAGGGCTGCCCCGGCTGCGGGGCGTTGGTCTGTTGCTGCGAGGGCGAGAAACCCTGA
- a CDS encoding ABC transporter ATP-binding protein, whose product MIETRGLTKKYGELFAIREININLCRGDVFGFIGPNGAGKTTTMRILATLLTPTWGEAYVAGHSIYTKPKEIRRTIGYMPDFFGVYDDMKVIEYLEFFAAAYRINGEERRKKCDEVLGLVDLEFKREALATSLSRGMTQRLGLARVLLHDPEVLLLDEPASGLDPRARIEMRNLLKRLRGLGKTIMVSSHILPELADICNKVGIIERGELVYNDTVDNLLSLLRKQLVIRVRVADNQDQAAESLRSLPIVESVEPIGEELHATLQEGARDPAELSAKLVAEGYRVQLLAEKEIDLETAFMTLTKGITA is encoded by the coding sequence ATGATCGAGACCCGCGGCCTCACCAAGAAGTACGGTGAGCTGTTCGCGATCCGCGAGATCAACATCAACCTCTGCCGCGGCGACGTGTTCGGCTTCATCGGCCCCAACGGCGCCGGCAAGACCACCACCATGCGGATCCTGGCGACGCTGCTCACCCCCACCTGGGGCGAGGCGTACGTCGCCGGGCACTCCATCTACACCAAGCCGAAGGAGATCCGCCGCACCATCGGCTACATGCCCGACTTCTTCGGCGTGTACGACGACATGAAGGTCATCGAGTACCTCGAGTTCTTCGCCGCCGCGTACCGCATCAACGGCGAGGAGCGCCGCAAGAAGTGCGATGAGGTGCTCGGCCTGGTCGACCTGGAGTTCAAACGCGAGGCGCTCGCCACCAGCCTCTCGCGTGGCATGACCCAGCGGCTGGGCCTGGCGCGCGTGCTGCTGCACGACCCGGAGGTGCTGCTGCTGGACGAGCCCGCCAGCGGCCTGGACCCCCGCGCCCGCATCGAGATGCGCAACCTGCTCAAGCGGCTCCGCGGCCTCGGCAAGACGATCATGGTCAGCAGCCACATCCTGCCTGAGCTGGCCGACATCTGCAACAAGGTCGGCATCATCGAGCGGGGCGAGCTGGTCTACAACGACACCGTCGACAACCTGCTCAGCCTGCTCCGCAAGCAGCTGGTGATCCGCGTCCGCGTGGCCGACAACCAGGACCAGGCGGCCGAGTCGCTCCGCTCGCTGCCGATCGTCGAGTCGGTCGAGCCGATCGGCGAGGAACTGCACGCCACGCTGCAGGAGGGCGCCCGCGACCCGGCCGAGCTGTCGGCCAAGCTGGTCGCCGAAGGCTACCGCGTGCAGCTCCTCGCGGAGAAGGAGATCGACCTGGAAACCGCGTTCATGACGCTCACCAAGGGCATCACGGCGTAG
- a CDS encoding cupin domain-containing protein has translation MSQSYTQADAGPMSGWSGFRFQFGDNPPAPKRFLKGELGLTGMEVSLNCMPVGAGMPFLHTHQKNEEVYLFLTGEGEFQAGDQVLPITPGACFRCSPELPRAWRNTGPTPMEFVVIQAEAGGYSGQGQIADGEVVAEPPAWKRAAATP, from the coding sequence ATGAGTCAATCTTACACGCAGGCGGACGCCGGGCCGATGAGCGGGTGGAGCGGGTTCCGGTTCCAGTTCGGCGACAACCCGCCGGCGCCCAAGCGGTTCTTGAAGGGTGAGCTCGGACTGACCGGCATGGAGGTGTCGCTCAACTGCATGCCGGTCGGCGCCGGCATGCCCTTCCTGCACACGCACCAGAAGAACGAGGAGGTCTACCTGTTCCTGACCGGCGAGGGCGAGTTCCAGGCCGGCGACCAGGTGCTGCCGATCACGCCGGGCGCCTGCTTCCGCTGCTCGCCGGAGCTGCCGCGGGCGTGGCGGAACACGGGCCCGACGCCGATGGAGTTTGTGGTGATCCAGGCCGAGGCGGGCGGGTACTCCGGCCAGGGCCAGATCGCCGACGGCGAGGTGGTCGCCGAGCCGCCCGCCTGGAAGCGGGCCGCCGCTACGCCGTGA